From Gopherus flavomarginatus isolate rGopFla2 chromosome 16, rGopFla2.mat.asm, whole genome shotgun sequence, a single genomic window includes:
- the LOC127035322 gene encoding uncharacterized protein LOC127035322, producing MQSSSAQVTRQSEKRKRAPAWTVQEVLDLISIWGDDSVLAELCSKRRNAKAFEKISSGMMKRGHNKDSYQHRMKVKELRQAFQKTKEANRRSRAELQTCRFYAELHAILGGAITTTPPLIVDSDEGLLSAMPEDFADGEDEEKEEDELAQSTQHTVIPNSQDLFLSLTEVASQPSQGSIPDHEAIETILCCKFFKPPSSI from the exons atgcagagctcatcagcacaggtaaccaggCAGTCTGAGAaacgaaaaagagctccagcatggaccgtacaggaggtactggatctgatctctatatggggagatgattccgtgctagcagaactatgttccaagagacgaaatgccaaagcatttgaaaaaatctccagtggCATGATGAAGAGAGGCCACAATAAGGACTCATATCAGCAccgcatgaaagttaaggagctcagacaagcatttcagaaaaccaaagaagcaaacagaaggtccagggcagagttgcagacatgccgcttctatgctgagctgcatgcaattctagggggggccatcaccactaccccacccttgATTGTGGATTCTGATGAGGGGttactctcagccatgcctgaggattttgcagacggggaagatgaggagaaggaggaagacgAGCTTGcacagagcacacagcacactgttaTCCCCAatagccaggatctttttctcagcctgactgaagtagcctctcaaccctcccaaggcagtatcccagaccatgaagccatagaAACGATACTCTG ctgcaaatttttcaagcctccctcctccatctaG